In the genome of uncultured Campylobacter sp., one region contains:
- the ilvC gene encoding ketol-acid reductoisomerase: MAINVFYDKDCDLGLIKAKKVAMIGFGSQGHAHAENLRDSGVEVIVGLKKGGASWSKAEAKGFKVMSVGEATKAADLVMILTPDEFQSDIFKAEIEPSLSEGNAIAFAHGFNIHFGQIVPPKGIDCIMIAPKAPGHTVRNEFVSGGGVPMLIAVSQNESGRAKELALSYASAIGGGRTGIIETTFKAETETDLFGEQAVLCGGLCALINAGFETLVEAGYEPEMAYFECQHEMKLIVDLIYQGGMADMRYSISNTAEYGDYVSGNRVVNESSKAAMKEVLKEIQNGKFAKDFILERKAGYVRMNAERNITANSLLTKTGEKLRAMMPWIAKGKLINKDKN, translated from the coding sequence ATGGCAATAAATGTTTTTTACGACAAAGATTGCGATTTGGGTTTGATTAAGGCTAAAAAGGTCGCTATGATCGGCTTCGGCTCGCAGGGACACGCTCACGCCGAAAATTTGCGCGATAGCGGCGTAGAGGTCATCGTGGGCCTGAAAAAGGGCGGCGCGAGCTGGAGCAAGGCTGAGGCGAAGGGTTTTAAAGTAATGAGCGTCGGCGAGGCTACGAAGGCAGCCGATCTTGTGATGATCCTAACGCCTGATGAGTTTCAAAGCGACATTTTTAAAGCCGAGATCGAGCCGAGCTTAAGCGAGGGCAACGCGATTGCGTTCGCGCACGGTTTTAATATCCACTTCGGACAGATCGTCCCTCCAAAGGGCATCGATTGCATTATGATCGCTCCGAAAGCCCCGGGTCACACCGTCCGCAACGAGTTTGTAAGCGGCGGCGGCGTGCCGATGCTGATCGCCGTTTCGCAAAACGAAAGCGGCAGAGCCAAAGAGCTTGCTCTAAGCTATGCAAGCGCGATCGGCGGCGGCCGCACCGGCATCATCGAAACGACCTTCAAAGCAGAGACTGAGACCGATCTTTTTGGCGAGCAGGCTGTGCTTTGCGGCGGACTTTGCGCGCTCATCAACGCGGGCTTTGAGACCCTCGTTGAGGCGGGATACGAGCCTGAGATGGCGTATTTTGAGTGCCAGCACGAGATGAAGCTGATCGTGGATCTCATCTATCAAGGCGGCATGGCTGATATGCGCTACTCGATCTCAAACACCGCAGAATACGGCGATTACGTAAGCGGCAACCGCGTCGTAAACGAAAGCAGCAAAGCGGCGATGAAAGAGGTGCTAAAAGAGATCCAAAACGGCAAATTTGCAAAAGATTTCATCCTCGAGCGCAAAGCTGGCTACGTGCGAATGAACGCCGAGCGCAACATCACGGCAAATAGCTTGCTTACCAAAACCGGCGAGAAGCTTCGCGCGATGATGCCGTGGATCGCCAAGGGTAAGCTCATAAACAAAGATAAAAACTGA
- a CDS encoding divergent polysaccharide deacetylase family protein, with protein sequence MANTNPCGRRKKRPINYIAIAFVVILCFLSGAVTYAVLDLVFSGNKAALQQSSRKQASESPSDSRGKKPRLSAAEKEALIQKELDKIAEQNITAPKLPVEPASQNSAKQNSTNDNSQNSANSIASVNSAVNSANDGSDVNFTAANSASENSINSTAQSPASSGADDLSKSPRKALPAGSRAKLAIIIDDVGTDEQAQKIAALPVRVTPSIFPPEYQRKDTRSLARGFEHYAIHLPMEASSAKNNSATLRASDNYEKLRGVIAKLRADFPNAKFINNHTGSKFTSDERAMQNLLRAMNEHGFLFIDSRTSPATKAKAAMNGLGMRYVHRDVFLDNQNSVAAVRKKLREAVTLAKKQGYAIAIGHPKSSTLRALANSADILSEVDLVYLDEIYEYYE encoded by the coding sequence TTGGCTAATACAAATCCATGCGGGCGTCGCAAAAAGCGCCCGATCAATTATATAGCGATCGCCTTTGTCGTAATCTTATGCTTTTTAAGCGGTGCGGTTACCTACGCGGTTTTGGATCTCGTATTTTCGGGCAATAAAGCCGCGTTGCAGCAAAGCTCGCGCAAACAAGCCTCCGAAAGCCCTTCCGATTCTCGCGGTAAAAAGCCTCGTTTAAGCGCTGCGGAGAAGGAAGCGCTGATTCAAAAGGAGCTTGATAAGATCGCCGAGCAAAACATAACCGCGCCGAAGCTTCCCGTAGAGCCTGCCTCGCAAAATTCCGCAAAACAAAATTCTACAAACGACAATTCTCAAAATTCCGCAAATTCTATCGCTTCCGTAAATTCCGCCGTAAATTCGGCAAATGACGGATCGGACGTAAATTTTACCGCGGCAAATTCCGCTTCAGAAAATTCCATAAATTCTACCGCGCAAAGTCCTGCTTCTAGCGGTGCGGACGATCTTTCTAAATCGCCGCGTAAAGCATTGCCTGCAGGCTCTCGCGCAAAGCTAGCGATCATTATCGACGACGTAGGCACCGACGAGCAGGCGCAAAAGATCGCCGCTCTGCCCGTGCGCGTGACGCCGTCCATCTTCCCGCCCGAGTATCAGCGCAAGGACACGCGCTCGCTCGCTCGCGGCTTTGAGCATTACGCGATCCACCTGCCGATGGAGGCAAGCTCTGCCAAAAATAATTCCGCGACGCTGCGAGCTTCGGATAATTACGAGAAGCTGCGAGGCGTCATAGCGAAGCTACGCGCGGACTTTCCGAACGCTAAATTTATAAACAACCACACCGGTTCTAAATTTACCTCCGACGAGCGCGCGATGCAAAACCTGCTGCGCGCGATGAACGAGCATGGATTTTTATTTATCGACTCGCGCACTAGCCCCGCTACCAAGGCCAAAGCGGCGATGAATGGGCTTGGCATGCGATACGTGCATCGCGATGTGTTTTTAGATAATCAAAACAGCGTCGCCGCGGTGCGCAAAAAGCTGCGCGAAGCCGTGACGCTTGCTAAAAAACAGGGTTACGCCATCGCTATCGGCCATCCCAAAAGCTCCACTCTGCGCGCGCTTGCAAACAGCGCCGACATCCTAAGCGAGGTCGATTTGGTCTATTTGGACGAAATTTATGAGTACTACGAGTGA
- a CDS encoding DNA-processing protein DprA, whose amino-acid sequence MSTTSELGFKIQGLKRLGASEPARLYFRGEPALLQKRRISIVGSRKMSVYSKNLILRLARALSDADFCVVSGAAIGCDIAAHEGAFPNTIAVFGNGLDQIYPAQNAAMIGKIYERSLALSEYEDGVSARGFQFLQRNRIVVALSEALIVAQAEPRSGSLQSARLAREMGVPVYVLPHRMDESAGTNDLLAKSQARLIADFGEFVASLAPQTPQNTERAQDEVMEFLALNSDLQAAIERFGDKIYEYELEGRIEILGAKIVAK is encoded by the coding sequence ATGAGTACTACGAGTGAGCTCGGTTTTAAAATCCAGGGCTTAAAAAGGCTCGGTGCGAGCGAGCCCGCGCGGCTGTATTTTAGGGGTGAGCCGGCGCTACTGCAAAAGCGCCGCATCTCGATCGTGGGCTCGCGCAAGATGAGCGTTTATAGCAAAAATTTGATTCTGCGCCTCGCCCGCGCTTTGAGCGATGCGGACTTTTGCGTCGTAAGCGGCGCGGCGATCGGCTGCGACATAGCCGCGCACGAAGGGGCGTTTCCAAATACGATCGCGGTTTTTGGAAACGGCCTTGATCAAATTTATCCCGCGCAAAACGCCGCCATGATCGGCAAAATTTACGAGCGTAGCCTCGCGCTTAGCGAGTATGAGGACGGCGTGAGCGCGCGCGGATTTCAGTTTTTGCAGCGCAACCGCATCGTCGTGGCGCTGTCCGAAGCGCTCATCGTCGCTCAAGCCGAGCCCCGTAGCGGCTCGCTGCAAAGCGCGCGCCTGGCTCGCGAGATGGGCGTGCCCGTGTACGTGCTGCCGCACCGAATGGACGAGAGCGCGGGCACGAATGATCTGCTCGCAAAATCCCAGGCGCGACTGATCGCGGATTTTGGCGAGTTCGTAGCCTCTTTAGCTCCGCAGACGCCGCAAAACACTGAGCGCGCGCAGGATGAGGTGATGGAATTTTTAGCGCTAAATTCCGATCTGCAAGCGGCGATCGAGCGCTTCGGAGATAAAATTTACGAATATGAGCTTGAAGGCAGGATCGAAATTTTAGGCGCAAAGATCGTGGCAAAGTAG
- the ruvX gene encoding Holliday junction resolvase RuvX, whose amino-acid sequence MIVAIDLGLKRIGVAAAPDDKTPLPCEPILRKNRTQAARELSELLREKGASVLVLGVPRGGASEEEMSRRIRHFASLLDFDGEIKFQDESFSSAEAAELASKGTKGGGKDPRFDSIAATIILQRFLASKG is encoded by the coding sequence TTGATAGTTGCGATCGATCTTGGGCTTAAACGTATCGGCGTGGCGGCGGCACCGGATGATAAGACGCCGCTTCCGTGCGAGCCGATCCTGCGCAAAAACCGAACCCAAGCCGCGCGCGAGCTAAGCGAGCTGCTGCGCGAAAAGGGCGCGAGCGTGCTCGTGCTGGGCGTGCCGCGCGGCGGGGCGAGCGAGGAGGAGATGAGCAGGCGCATACGCCACTTCGCTTCGCTGCTGGATTTTGACGGCGAGATAAAATTCCAAGACGAGAGCTTTTCGAGCGCCGAAGCGGCGGAGCTTGCGAGCAAAGGCACTAAGGGCGGCGGCAAGGATCCTCGCTTTGATAGCATCGCCGCGACGATAATTTTGCAGAGGTTTTTGGCGAGCAAGGGCTAG
- a CDS encoding EthD domain-containing protein — MFKITMLVKRAPNITQQEFLAHWAAHSQKVLANQKELNIIRYAKTIPVFPEGQSTKRETAAFGYDAMGELWYESVQAFVDARNSEVARAVLAELMADEARFCDMKNSVMWFGEEEAVIEFDSKEA, encoded by the coding sequence GTGTTTAAGATCACGATGTTAGTAAAAAGGGCGCCGAACATCACGCAGCAGGAGTTTTTGGCGCACTGGGCGGCGCATTCGCAAAAGGTTTTGGCTAATCAAAAAGAGCTAAATATTATCCGTTACGCAAAAACTATTCCCGTCTTTCCCGAGGGTCAGAGCACCAAGCGTGAGACGGCGGCGTTTGGCTACGACGCGATGGGCGAGCTATGGTATGAAAGCGTGCAGGCGTTTGTGGACGCACGAAACAGCGAGGTAGCGCGAGCGGTGTTAGCGGAGCTAATGGCGGATGAGGCGAGGTTTTGCGATATGAAAAACTCCGTGATGTGGTTCGGCGAGGAGGAGGCTGTGATAGAGTTCGACTCTAAAGAAGCGTAA
- a CDS encoding tetratricopeptide repeat protein, with protein MKILASIAALIVAAYLLAQIFFPQGVSFVGCGVGRANSCEDYGAYLLEERDYEAAKKPFEKACEAGLENSCAIAGDLYYDEQNLYKTTKDKGKSARFYSKACELGAAKACYNAAIISYKNADKKNTFAFFAKSCDLGLGEGCLNAAVASYEEKDYQGALKFFLKSCDSALAEGCQRVGLAYSKKEFGEPDLDKAMIYYDKACKLGAEFSCNVVAAMNKINASEANATK; from the coding sequence ATGAAAATTTTAGCGTCGATTGCTGCACTAATCGTAGCAGCCTACTTGCTCGCGCAGATATTTTTCCCGCAGGGGGTCTCGTTTGTCGGATGCGGCGTCGGTAGGGCTAATTCGTGCGAAGACTACGGAGCATATTTGCTTGAGGAGCGCGATTATGAGGCAGCGAAAAAGCCGTTTGAAAAAGCTTGCGAAGCGGGGCTGGAAAATAGCTGTGCTATCGCGGGAGATTTATATTACGACGAGCAAAATTTATATAAAACTACGAAAGATAAGGGCAAGTCCGCGCGGTTTTATTCCAAAGCGTGCGAGCTGGGAGCTGCCAAAGCTTGCTACAACGCCGCGATAATCTCTTATAAAAATGCGGATAAGAAAAATACGTTCGCTTTTTTTGCTAAATCATGCGATTTGGGACTAGGCGAGGGCTGCTTAAACGCTGCGGTCGCTAGCTACGAAGAAAAAGACTATCAGGGCGCTCTTAAGTTTTTCCTAAAATCTTGCGATTCTGCTTTGGCAGAGGGATGCCAAAGGGTTGGGCTAGCGTATTCAAAGAAGGAATTTGGCGAGCCGGATCTGGATAAAGCGATGATCTACTACGACAAAGCCTGCAAGCTGGGAGCGGAGTTTAGCTGCAACGTGGTAGCTGCGATGAATAAAATAAATGCAAGCGAGGCTAATGCGACCAAATAG